From a single Canis aureus isolate CA01 chromosome 5, VMU_Caureus_v.1.0, whole genome shotgun sequence genomic region:
- the NHSL3 gene encoding NHS-like protein 3 isoform X1 — protein MAARAPPAAPAADDPGGPGGPGGAPRRKKSRSGASGLRRAFSWLRGKRRKKKAAGAEGAESAAPRAKKADDKAKRAKGKGRGSAKAESDKRLSAGPGQGPGSIVDEHQDNVFFPSGRPPHLEELHTQAQEGLRSLQHQEKQKLNKGGWDHGDTQSIQSSRIGQDEDSISFCSQTTSYTAESSTAEDALSIRSEMIQRKGSTFRPHDSFSKSSGKSGRRRRERRSTVLGLPQHVQKELGLRNEREAPGTPRPPGPRDAVRIPTVDGRPAGPASGTGARVSLQALEAQAEAGAEAEAMLQRHIDRIYRDDTLVGRSTGARPPPVTRPMSLAVPGLTGGAGPPEPLSPAMSISPQATYLSKLIPDAVLPPTVDVVALGRCSLRTLSRCSLLSASPASVRSLGRFSSASSPRPRSRHPSSSSDTWSHSQSSETIVSDGSTLSSKGGSEGGLEGSVGCNSAAPPPQGGSGRGSPSGGSTAEASDTVSIRSSGQLSGRSVSLRKLKRPPPPPRRTYSLHQRGLASPDGPLGLPPKPERKQQPQVPRPPTTGGSEGVGSAPCPPNSAGPWVPGLSPGGSRRPPRSPERTLSPSSGYSSQSGTPTLPPKGLAGAPASPGKAQPPKPERVTSLRSPGASVSSSLTSLCSSSSDPAPSDRSGTQMSTALGDRFAIPPHPKVPAPFSPPPSKSKSPNQAAPAPVPPAAVPGPVSTTDGSPEPLPALQTALVPPPGAPTASKDKSPPPSPPPSYHPPPPPTKKPEVVEALSAPETAEESLQDPHWPPPPPPVPEEQDLSMADFPPPEEAFFSVAAPEPAGPSDPPGPVRSLAASSSSGTSSGTVSSQSQLLSSPDPPPAPPAPPPAGSVPGLLAKAPRKEPVGCSKGSGAPREDAAAPLVTPSLLQMVRLRSVGTSGVAPSSASGPSAPQKPLRRALSGRASPAPAPSSGLHAAVRLKASGLAASQDPASVQPNGPPEAEPRSPQSPASMASFIFSKGTKKLQLERPVSPETQADLQRNLVAELRNISEQRPPQAPKKPPKAPPPVARKPSGGVPSPSSPAFHRAESLPAPPTNGLHSEDRTKGELAENGSVVQLVGPGEQKLGPPGSDPQKELV, from the exons GCTCTGCCAAGGCTGAGAGTGACAAACGTCTAAGTGCAGGGCCTGGCCAGGGGCCAGGGTCTATCGTGGATGAGCACCAGGACAATGTCTTCTTCCCCAGTGGGCGACCGCCTCACCTGGAAGAGCTGCACACACAGGCCCAGGAGGGGCTCCGTTCCCTCCAACACCAAG aaaaacagaaactgaaTAAGGGTGGCTGGGACCATGGAGACACCCAGAGCATCCAG TCTTCCCGGATCGGGCAGGATGAGGATAGCATCTCCTTCTGCAGTCAGACCACATCCTACACAGCCGAGAGCTCCACAGCAGAGGATGCGCTCTCCATCCGCTCGGAGATGATCCAGCGCAAAG GCTCTACCTTCCGACCTCATGACTCATTTTCCAAATCATCCGGGAAGTCAGGGCGGCGGCGGCGTGAGAGACGGAGCACGGTCCTGGGGCTGCCTCAGCACGTGCAGAAGGAACTCG GCCTGCGGAATGAGCGTGAGGCACCGGGTACCCCTCGGCCTCCTGGTCCCCGGGATGCCGTCCGCATCCCCACAGTGGATGGCCGCCCAGCAGGCCCAGCCTCGGGGACAGGGGCCCGGGTGTCCCTGCAGGCGCTGGAGGCACAGGCTGAGGCTGGTGCCGAGGCAGAGGCCATGCTGCAGCGCCACATTGACCGTATCTACCGGGATGACACCCTCGTTGGTCGGTCCACGGGGGCCCGGCCCCCACCGGTGACCCGGCCCATGTCCTTAGCGGTGCCTGGACtcacaggaggggcagggccTCCAGAGCCCCTGAGCCCAGCCATGTCCATCTCGCCCCAGGCCACCTACTTGTCAAAACTGATCCCAGATGCTGTCCTGCCGCCCACAGTGGACGTGGTGGCCCTGGGCCGCTGCAGCCTGCGCACATTGAGCCGCTGCAGCTTGCTGTCAGCCAGCCCTGCCTCTGTCCGCTCGCTGGGCCGCTTCTCCTCGGCCTCCAGTCCGCGGCCCCGCAGCCGCCACCCTTCCTCCTCCAGTGACACTTGGAGCCACTCTCAGTCCTCTGAGACGATCGTGTCTGATGGCTCCACCCTCTCCTCCAAGGGTGGCTCTGAGGGTGGGCTTGAGGGCTCTGTGGGTTGCAATAGTGCAGCCCCCCCTCCAcaggggggcagtgggaggggctCCCCCAGTGGGGGCAGCACTGCTGAGGCCTCAGATACAGTCAGCATTCGGAGCAGTGGGCAGTTGTCTGGCCGGAGTGTGTCCCTACGTAAGCTGAAGcggcccccgcctcctccccgccGGACCTACTCACTCCATCAGCGGGgcttggcctcacctgatggGCCCTTGGGGTTGCCACCCAAGCCTGAGCGGAAGCAGCAGCCGCAGGTGCCCCGGCCGCCCACCACTGGTGGGTCAGAGGGGGTGGGGTCAGCCCCCTGTCCCCCCAACTCAGCAGGCCCCTGGGTGCCTGGCTTGTCTCCAGGTGGCTCCCGGCGTCCCCCACGCTCCCCAGAACGGACGCTCTCACCCTCCAGCGGGTACTCGAGCCAAAGCGGTACCCCTACCCTCCCTCCCAAGGGCCTAGCAGGGGCCCCTGCTTCCCCAGGCAAGGCCCAGCCCCCTAAGCCAGAGCGGGTCACTTCCCTTCGGTCTCCTGgggcctctgtctcctcctccctcacgTCCCTCTGTTCCTCATCCTCTGACCCAGCCCCCTCAGATCGTTCTGGTACACAGATGTCGACCGCTCTGGGTGACAGGTTTGCCATACCTCCTCACCCCAAGGTGCCTGCCCCCTTCTCTCCACCCCCTTCCAAGTCCAAGAGCCCTAACCAAGCTGCCCCGGCTCCCGTTCCTCCTGCTGCGGTCCCTGGGCCTGTCTCTACCACTGATGGGAGTCCCGAGCCCCTGCCAGCTCTGCAGACAGCTCTGGTCCCACCACCGGGGGCTCCCACTGCCTCTAAAGACAagtcccccccaccctccccacccccatcttatcatcctccccccccacccactAAGAAGCCAGAGGTGGTTGAGGCCCTGTCTGCCCCCGAGACTGCTGAGGAGTCCCTCCAAGACCCCCActggcccccacccccgcctcctgTACCTGAGGAGCAGGACCTGTCCATGGCTGACTTCCCCCCACCCGAGGAGGCATTTTTCTCTGTGGCTGCCCCTGAGCCTGCAGGCCCTTCAGACCCCCCAGGGCCTGTCAGATCCCTGGCTGCTTCGTCCTCTTCGGGTACCTCTTCAGGTACCGTCTCTTCCCAGAGCCAGCTCCTCAGTTCCCCAGACCCTCCTCCAGCTCCACCGGCCCCACCTCCTGCTGGTTCTGTCCCAGGGCTTTTGGCCAAGGCCCCGCGGAAGGAACCCGTGGGCTGCAGCAAAGGTAGTGGGGCTCCCAGGGAGGATGCTGCTGCACCCCTGGTCACGCCCTCCCTCCTGCAGATGGTGCGGCTGCGCTCCGTGGGCACTTCTGGGGTAGCTCCGAGCTCGGCATCAGGGCCATCGGCCCCCCAGAAGCCCCTACGAAGGGCCCTGTCGGGCCGGGCCAGCCCCGCGCCAGCCCCCTCCTCGGGGCTCCATGCTGCTGTCCGACTCAAGGCCTCCGGTCTGGCTGCCAGCCAGGACCCCGCGAGTGTCCAGCCCAATGGACCACCTGAGGCGGAGCCGCGCTCTCCCCAATCCCCTGCCTCTATGGCCAGCTTCATCTTCTCCAAGGGCACCAAGAAGCTGCAGCTGGAGCGGCCCGTGTCCCCAGAGACCCAGGCTGACCTCCAGCGGAATCTGGTGGCTGAACTTCGGAACATCTCAGAGCAGCGGCCACCCCAAGCCCCAAAGAAGCCACCTAAAGCTCCCCCACCCGTGGCCCGCAAGCCCTCTGGGGGGGTCCCATCACCCAGCTCCCCCGCCTTTCATCGGGCTGAGTCccttcctgctcctcccaccaACGGGCTCCATTCCGAGGACAGGACTAAGGGGGAACTGGCGGAGAATGGAAGTGTCGTGCAGCTGGTGGGCCCTGGGGAGCAGAAGCTGGGCCCGCCTGGCTCAG acCCACAGAAAGAGCTGGTCTGA
- the NHSL3 gene encoding NHS-like protein 3 isoform X2 translates to MGNSHHKRKAPSGPRARSFWRFGRSAKRPAGSAKAESDKRLSAGPGQGPGSIVDEHQDNVFFPSGRPPHLEELHTQAQEGLRSLQHQEKQKLNKGGWDHGDTQSIQSSRIGQDEDSISFCSQTTSYTAESSTAEDALSIRSEMIQRKGSTFRPHDSFSKSSGKSGRRRRERRSTVLGLPQHVQKELGLRNEREAPGTPRPPGPRDAVRIPTVDGRPAGPASGTGARVSLQALEAQAEAGAEAEAMLQRHIDRIYRDDTLVGRSTGARPPPVTRPMSLAVPGLTGGAGPPEPLSPAMSISPQATYLSKLIPDAVLPPTVDVVALGRCSLRTLSRCSLLSASPASVRSLGRFSSASSPRPRSRHPSSSSDTWSHSQSSETIVSDGSTLSSKGGSEGGLEGSVGCNSAAPPPQGGSGRGSPSGGSTAEASDTVSIRSSGQLSGRSVSLRKLKRPPPPPRRTYSLHQRGLASPDGPLGLPPKPERKQQPQVPRPPTTGGSEGVGSAPCPPNSAGPWVPGLSPGGSRRPPRSPERTLSPSSGYSSQSGTPTLPPKGLAGAPASPGKAQPPKPERVTSLRSPGASVSSSLTSLCSSSSDPAPSDRSGTQMSTALGDRFAIPPHPKVPAPFSPPPSKSKSPNQAAPAPVPPAAVPGPVSTTDGSPEPLPALQTALVPPPGAPTASKDKSPPPSPPPSYHPPPPPTKKPEVVEALSAPETAEESLQDPHWPPPPPPVPEEQDLSMADFPPPEEAFFSVAAPEPAGPSDPPGPVRSLAASSSSGTSSGTVSSQSQLLSSPDPPPAPPAPPPAGSVPGLLAKAPRKEPVGCSKGSGAPREDAAAPLVTPSLLQMVRLRSVGTSGVAPSSASGPSAPQKPLRRALSGRASPAPAPSSGLHAAVRLKASGLAASQDPASVQPNGPPEAEPRSPQSPASMASFIFSKGTKKLQLERPVSPETQADLQRNLVAELRNISEQRPPQAPKKPPKAPPPVARKPSGGVPSPSSPAFHRAESLPAPPTNGLHSEDRTKGELAENGSVVQLVGPGEQKLGPPGSDPQKELV, encoded by the exons GCTCTGCCAAGGCTGAGAGTGACAAACGTCTAAGTGCAGGGCCTGGCCAGGGGCCAGGGTCTATCGTGGATGAGCACCAGGACAATGTCTTCTTCCCCAGTGGGCGACCGCCTCACCTGGAAGAGCTGCACACACAGGCCCAGGAGGGGCTCCGTTCCCTCCAACACCAAG aaaaacagaaactgaaTAAGGGTGGCTGGGACCATGGAGACACCCAGAGCATCCAG TCTTCCCGGATCGGGCAGGATGAGGATAGCATCTCCTTCTGCAGTCAGACCACATCCTACACAGCCGAGAGCTCCACAGCAGAGGATGCGCTCTCCATCCGCTCGGAGATGATCCAGCGCAAAG GCTCTACCTTCCGACCTCATGACTCATTTTCCAAATCATCCGGGAAGTCAGGGCGGCGGCGGCGTGAGAGACGGAGCACGGTCCTGGGGCTGCCTCAGCACGTGCAGAAGGAACTCG GCCTGCGGAATGAGCGTGAGGCACCGGGTACCCCTCGGCCTCCTGGTCCCCGGGATGCCGTCCGCATCCCCACAGTGGATGGCCGCCCAGCAGGCCCAGCCTCGGGGACAGGGGCCCGGGTGTCCCTGCAGGCGCTGGAGGCACAGGCTGAGGCTGGTGCCGAGGCAGAGGCCATGCTGCAGCGCCACATTGACCGTATCTACCGGGATGACACCCTCGTTGGTCGGTCCACGGGGGCCCGGCCCCCACCGGTGACCCGGCCCATGTCCTTAGCGGTGCCTGGACtcacaggaggggcagggccTCCAGAGCCCCTGAGCCCAGCCATGTCCATCTCGCCCCAGGCCACCTACTTGTCAAAACTGATCCCAGATGCTGTCCTGCCGCCCACAGTGGACGTGGTGGCCCTGGGCCGCTGCAGCCTGCGCACATTGAGCCGCTGCAGCTTGCTGTCAGCCAGCCCTGCCTCTGTCCGCTCGCTGGGCCGCTTCTCCTCGGCCTCCAGTCCGCGGCCCCGCAGCCGCCACCCTTCCTCCTCCAGTGACACTTGGAGCCACTCTCAGTCCTCTGAGACGATCGTGTCTGATGGCTCCACCCTCTCCTCCAAGGGTGGCTCTGAGGGTGGGCTTGAGGGCTCTGTGGGTTGCAATAGTGCAGCCCCCCCTCCAcaggggggcagtgggaggggctCCCCCAGTGGGGGCAGCACTGCTGAGGCCTCAGATACAGTCAGCATTCGGAGCAGTGGGCAGTTGTCTGGCCGGAGTGTGTCCCTACGTAAGCTGAAGcggcccccgcctcctccccgccGGACCTACTCACTCCATCAGCGGGgcttggcctcacctgatggGCCCTTGGGGTTGCCACCCAAGCCTGAGCGGAAGCAGCAGCCGCAGGTGCCCCGGCCGCCCACCACTGGTGGGTCAGAGGGGGTGGGGTCAGCCCCCTGTCCCCCCAACTCAGCAGGCCCCTGGGTGCCTGGCTTGTCTCCAGGTGGCTCCCGGCGTCCCCCACGCTCCCCAGAACGGACGCTCTCACCCTCCAGCGGGTACTCGAGCCAAAGCGGTACCCCTACCCTCCCTCCCAAGGGCCTAGCAGGGGCCCCTGCTTCCCCAGGCAAGGCCCAGCCCCCTAAGCCAGAGCGGGTCACTTCCCTTCGGTCTCCTGgggcctctgtctcctcctccctcacgTCCCTCTGTTCCTCATCCTCTGACCCAGCCCCCTCAGATCGTTCTGGTACACAGATGTCGACCGCTCTGGGTGACAGGTTTGCCATACCTCCTCACCCCAAGGTGCCTGCCCCCTTCTCTCCACCCCCTTCCAAGTCCAAGAGCCCTAACCAAGCTGCCCCGGCTCCCGTTCCTCCTGCTGCGGTCCCTGGGCCTGTCTCTACCACTGATGGGAGTCCCGAGCCCCTGCCAGCTCTGCAGACAGCTCTGGTCCCACCACCGGGGGCTCCCACTGCCTCTAAAGACAagtcccccccaccctccccacccccatcttatcatcctccccccccacccactAAGAAGCCAGAGGTGGTTGAGGCCCTGTCTGCCCCCGAGACTGCTGAGGAGTCCCTCCAAGACCCCCActggcccccacccccgcctcctgTACCTGAGGAGCAGGACCTGTCCATGGCTGACTTCCCCCCACCCGAGGAGGCATTTTTCTCTGTGGCTGCCCCTGAGCCTGCAGGCCCTTCAGACCCCCCAGGGCCTGTCAGATCCCTGGCTGCTTCGTCCTCTTCGGGTACCTCTTCAGGTACCGTCTCTTCCCAGAGCCAGCTCCTCAGTTCCCCAGACCCTCCTCCAGCTCCACCGGCCCCACCTCCTGCTGGTTCTGTCCCAGGGCTTTTGGCCAAGGCCCCGCGGAAGGAACCCGTGGGCTGCAGCAAAGGTAGTGGGGCTCCCAGGGAGGATGCTGCTGCACCCCTGGTCACGCCCTCCCTCCTGCAGATGGTGCGGCTGCGCTCCGTGGGCACTTCTGGGGTAGCTCCGAGCTCGGCATCAGGGCCATCGGCCCCCCAGAAGCCCCTACGAAGGGCCCTGTCGGGCCGGGCCAGCCCCGCGCCAGCCCCCTCCTCGGGGCTCCATGCTGCTGTCCGACTCAAGGCCTCCGGTCTGGCTGCCAGCCAGGACCCCGCGAGTGTCCAGCCCAATGGACCACCTGAGGCGGAGCCGCGCTCTCCCCAATCCCCTGCCTCTATGGCCAGCTTCATCTTCTCCAAGGGCACCAAGAAGCTGCAGCTGGAGCGGCCCGTGTCCCCAGAGACCCAGGCTGACCTCCAGCGGAATCTGGTGGCTGAACTTCGGAACATCTCAGAGCAGCGGCCACCCCAAGCCCCAAAGAAGCCACCTAAAGCTCCCCCACCCGTGGCCCGCAAGCCCTCTGGGGGGGTCCCATCACCCAGCTCCCCCGCCTTTCATCGGGCTGAGTCccttcctgctcctcccaccaACGGGCTCCATTCCGAGGACAGGACTAAGGGGGAACTGGCGGAGAATGGAAGTGTCGTGCAGCTGGTGGGCCCTGGGGAGCAGAAGCTGGGCCCGCCTGGCTCAG acCCACAGAAAGAGCTGGTCTGA
- the NHSL3 gene encoding NHS-like protein 3 isoform X3, with protein sequence MVVFLGRRLPALLGLFKKKGSAKAESDKRLSAGPGQGPGSIVDEHQDNVFFPSGRPPHLEELHTQAQEGLRSLQHQEKQKLNKGGWDHGDTQSIQSSRIGQDEDSISFCSQTTSYTAESSTAEDALSIRSEMIQRKGSTFRPHDSFSKSSGKSGRRRRERRSTVLGLPQHVQKELGLRNEREAPGTPRPPGPRDAVRIPTVDGRPAGPASGTGARVSLQALEAQAEAGAEAEAMLQRHIDRIYRDDTLVGRSTGARPPPVTRPMSLAVPGLTGGAGPPEPLSPAMSISPQATYLSKLIPDAVLPPTVDVVALGRCSLRTLSRCSLLSASPASVRSLGRFSSASSPRPRSRHPSSSSDTWSHSQSSETIVSDGSTLSSKGGSEGGLEGSVGCNSAAPPPQGGSGRGSPSGGSTAEASDTVSIRSSGQLSGRSVSLRKLKRPPPPPRRTYSLHQRGLASPDGPLGLPPKPERKQQPQVPRPPTTGGSEGVGSAPCPPNSAGPWVPGLSPGGSRRPPRSPERTLSPSSGYSSQSGTPTLPPKGLAGAPASPGKAQPPKPERVTSLRSPGASVSSSLTSLCSSSSDPAPSDRSGTQMSTALGDRFAIPPHPKVPAPFSPPPSKSKSPNQAAPAPVPPAAVPGPVSTTDGSPEPLPALQTALVPPPGAPTASKDKSPPPSPPPSYHPPPPPTKKPEVVEALSAPETAEESLQDPHWPPPPPPVPEEQDLSMADFPPPEEAFFSVAAPEPAGPSDPPGPVRSLAASSSSGTSSGTVSSQSQLLSSPDPPPAPPAPPPAGSVPGLLAKAPRKEPVGCSKGSGAPREDAAAPLVTPSLLQMVRLRSVGTSGVAPSSASGPSAPQKPLRRALSGRASPAPAPSSGLHAAVRLKASGLAASQDPASVQPNGPPEAEPRSPQSPASMASFIFSKGTKKLQLERPVSPETQADLQRNLVAELRNISEQRPPQAPKKPPKAPPPVARKPSGGVPSPSSPAFHRAESLPAPPTNGLHSEDRTKGELAENGSVVQLVGPGEQKLGPPGSDPQKELV encoded by the exons ATGGTGGTGTTCCTGGGCCGCCGCCTGCCGGCCCTCCTCGGGCTCTTTAAGAAGAAGG GCTCTGCCAAGGCTGAGAGTGACAAACGTCTAAGTGCAGGGCCTGGCCAGGGGCCAGGGTCTATCGTGGATGAGCACCAGGACAATGTCTTCTTCCCCAGTGGGCGACCGCCTCACCTGGAAGAGCTGCACACACAGGCCCAGGAGGGGCTCCGTTCCCTCCAACACCAAG aaaaacagaaactgaaTAAGGGTGGCTGGGACCATGGAGACACCCAGAGCATCCAG TCTTCCCGGATCGGGCAGGATGAGGATAGCATCTCCTTCTGCAGTCAGACCACATCCTACACAGCCGAGAGCTCCACAGCAGAGGATGCGCTCTCCATCCGCTCGGAGATGATCCAGCGCAAAG GCTCTACCTTCCGACCTCATGACTCATTTTCCAAATCATCCGGGAAGTCAGGGCGGCGGCGGCGTGAGAGACGGAGCACGGTCCTGGGGCTGCCTCAGCACGTGCAGAAGGAACTCG GCCTGCGGAATGAGCGTGAGGCACCGGGTACCCCTCGGCCTCCTGGTCCCCGGGATGCCGTCCGCATCCCCACAGTGGATGGCCGCCCAGCAGGCCCAGCCTCGGGGACAGGGGCCCGGGTGTCCCTGCAGGCGCTGGAGGCACAGGCTGAGGCTGGTGCCGAGGCAGAGGCCATGCTGCAGCGCCACATTGACCGTATCTACCGGGATGACACCCTCGTTGGTCGGTCCACGGGGGCCCGGCCCCCACCGGTGACCCGGCCCATGTCCTTAGCGGTGCCTGGACtcacaggaggggcagggccTCCAGAGCCCCTGAGCCCAGCCATGTCCATCTCGCCCCAGGCCACCTACTTGTCAAAACTGATCCCAGATGCTGTCCTGCCGCCCACAGTGGACGTGGTGGCCCTGGGCCGCTGCAGCCTGCGCACATTGAGCCGCTGCAGCTTGCTGTCAGCCAGCCCTGCCTCTGTCCGCTCGCTGGGCCGCTTCTCCTCGGCCTCCAGTCCGCGGCCCCGCAGCCGCCACCCTTCCTCCTCCAGTGACACTTGGAGCCACTCTCAGTCCTCTGAGACGATCGTGTCTGATGGCTCCACCCTCTCCTCCAAGGGTGGCTCTGAGGGTGGGCTTGAGGGCTCTGTGGGTTGCAATAGTGCAGCCCCCCCTCCAcaggggggcagtgggaggggctCCCCCAGTGGGGGCAGCACTGCTGAGGCCTCAGATACAGTCAGCATTCGGAGCAGTGGGCAGTTGTCTGGCCGGAGTGTGTCCCTACGTAAGCTGAAGcggcccccgcctcctccccgccGGACCTACTCACTCCATCAGCGGGgcttggcctcacctgatggGCCCTTGGGGTTGCCACCCAAGCCTGAGCGGAAGCAGCAGCCGCAGGTGCCCCGGCCGCCCACCACTGGTGGGTCAGAGGGGGTGGGGTCAGCCCCCTGTCCCCCCAACTCAGCAGGCCCCTGGGTGCCTGGCTTGTCTCCAGGTGGCTCCCGGCGTCCCCCACGCTCCCCAGAACGGACGCTCTCACCCTCCAGCGGGTACTCGAGCCAAAGCGGTACCCCTACCCTCCCTCCCAAGGGCCTAGCAGGGGCCCCTGCTTCCCCAGGCAAGGCCCAGCCCCCTAAGCCAGAGCGGGTCACTTCCCTTCGGTCTCCTGgggcctctgtctcctcctccctcacgTCCCTCTGTTCCTCATCCTCTGACCCAGCCCCCTCAGATCGTTCTGGTACACAGATGTCGACCGCTCTGGGTGACAGGTTTGCCATACCTCCTCACCCCAAGGTGCCTGCCCCCTTCTCTCCACCCCCTTCCAAGTCCAAGAGCCCTAACCAAGCTGCCCCGGCTCCCGTTCCTCCTGCTGCGGTCCCTGGGCCTGTCTCTACCACTGATGGGAGTCCCGAGCCCCTGCCAGCTCTGCAGACAGCTCTGGTCCCACCACCGGGGGCTCCCACTGCCTCTAAAGACAagtcccccccaccctccccacccccatcttatcatcctccccccccacccactAAGAAGCCAGAGGTGGTTGAGGCCCTGTCTGCCCCCGAGACTGCTGAGGAGTCCCTCCAAGACCCCCActggcccccacccccgcctcctgTACCTGAGGAGCAGGACCTGTCCATGGCTGACTTCCCCCCACCCGAGGAGGCATTTTTCTCTGTGGCTGCCCCTGAGCCTGCAGGCCCTTCAGACCCCCCAGGGCCTGTCAGATCCCTGGCTGCTTCGTCCTCTTCGGGTACCTCTTCAGGTACCGTCTCTTCCCAGAGCCAGCTCCTCAGTTCCCCAGACCCTCCTCCAGCTCCACCGGCCCCACCTCCTGCTGGTTCTGTCCCAGGGCTTTTGGCCAAGGCCCCGCGGAAGGAACCCGTGGGCTGCAGCAAAGGTAGTGGGGCTCCCAGGGAGGATGCTGCTGCACCCCTGGTCACGCCCTCCCTCCTGCAGATGGTGCGGCTGCGCTCCGTGGGCACTTCTGGGGTAGCTCCGAGCTCGGCATCAGGGCCATCGGCCCCCCAGAAGCCCCTACGAAGGGCCCTGTCGGGCCGGGCCAGCCCCGCGCCAGCCCCCTCCTCGGGGCTCCATGCTGCTGTCCGACTCAAGGCCTCCGGTCTGGCTGCCAGCCAGGACCCCGCGAGTGTCCAGCCCAATGGACCACCTGAGGCGGAGCCGCGCTCTCCCCAATCCCCTGCCTCTATGGCCAGCTTCATCTTCTCCAAGGGCACCAAGAAGCTGCAGCTGGAGCGGCCCGTGTCCCCAGAGACCCAGGCTGACCTCCAGCGGAATCTGGTGGCTGAACTTCGGAACATCTCAGAGCAGCGGCCACCCCAAGCCCCAAAGAAGCCACCTAAAGCTCCCCCACCCGTGGCCCGCAAGCCCTCTGGGGGGGTCCCATCACCCAGCTCCCCCGCCTTTCATCGGGCTGAGTCccttcctgctcctcccaccaACGGGCTCCATTCCGAGGACAGGACTAAGGGGGAACTGGCGGAGAATGGAAGTGTCGTGCAGCTGGTGGGCCCTGGGGAGCAGAAGCTGGGCCCGCCTGGCTCAG acCCACAGAAAGAGCTGGTCTGA